From the genome of Bacteroides sp. MSB163, one region includes:
- a CDS encoding Gfo/Idh/MocA family oxidoreductase, producing the protein MTTRRDFLKTMTMASAGLAFGAGDVLGARASTTQRKVTDKVKIAYIGIGNRGEQIIGDFARTGMVEVVALCDVDMGAAHTQKVMNQYPKAKRFRDFRQMFDKAGNDFDAVAIATPDHSHFPISMLALASGKHVYVEKPLARTFYEGELLMQAALKRPNLATQVGNQGHSEANYFQFKAWMDAGIIKDVTAVTAHMNNPRRWHKWDTNIYKFPSGQQLPKDMEWDAWLGVTPYHEYNKDYHLGQWRCWYDFGMGCLGDWGAHILDTVHEFLELGLPYEVSMKYANGHNDYFFPYSSTILFRFPQRKGMPPVDITWYDGLDNLPPIPAGYGVSGLDPNIPSTNQGDTPVSQLNPGKIIYTKDLIFKGGSHGSTLSIIPEEKAKEMAGKLPEVPKSPSNHFENFLLACMGQEKTRSPFEINGVLGQVFSLGVIAQRLNTQIFFDPRTRQITNNEFANAMLTGVPPRKGWDEFYKL; encoded by the coding sequence ATGACGACACGAAGAGATTTTTTGAAAACGATGACAATGGCTTCTGCCGGGCTGGCATTCGGAGCCGGTGATGTGTTGGGAGCCCGTGCCTCCACGACGCAAAGAAAAGTGACGGATAAAGTGAAGATTGCCTATATAGGCATTGGAAACCGTGGCGAACAGATTATCGGTGATTTTGCCCGTACCGGTATGGTAGAAGTCGTGGCTCTGTGCGATGTGGATATGGGAGCCGCTCACACCCAGAAAGTGATGAACCAGTATCCTAAGGCGAAGCGTTTCCGCGATTTCCGTCAGATGTTTGACAAGGCGGGCAATGATTTTGATGCGGTAGCCATAGCAACCCCCGACCATTCACATTTCCCTATCAGTATGCTGGCTTTGGCATCAGGCAAACATGTGTATGTGGAGAAGCCTCTGGCACGTACTTTCTATGAAGGAGAATTGCTGATGCAAGCTGCGCTGAAACGTCCGAACCTGGCTACGCAGGTCGGTAACCAAGGGCATTCGGAAGCCAACTATTTTCAGTTCAAGGCGTGGATGGATGCCGGTATTATCAAGGATGTAACGGCTGTGACGGCACATATGAATAACCCCCGCCGCTGGCACAAATGGGATACCAATATCTATAAGTTCCCTTCCGGCCAGCAACTGCCGAAGGATATGGAGTGGGATGCCTGGTTGGGAGTGACTCCTTATCACGAATATAACAAAGACTACCATCTGGGACAGTGGCGCTGCTGGTACGATTTCGGAATGGGCTGTCTGGGCGATTGGGGTGCGCATATCCTGGATACGGTTCACGAATTCCTGGAATTGGGATTGCCCTACGAAGTGTCTATGAAATACGCCAACGGACATAATGACTATTTCTTCCCTTATTCTTCCACTATCCTGTTCCGTTTCCCTCAACGTAAGGGTATGCCGCCGGTTGACATTACATGGTATGACGGTCTGGACAATCTTCCTCCTATCCCTGCCGGTTATGGTGTATCCGGTCTGGATCCTAATATCCCTTCAACTAATCAGGGAGATACGCCGGTATCCCAATTGAATCCCGGAAAGATTATCTATACAAAGGATTTGATCTTTAAGGGCGGAAGCCATGGCAGCACACTCTCCATAATCCCGGAGGAGAAGGCTAAGGAAATGGCAGGCAAGCTGCCGGAAGTACCTAAGAGTCCGTCGAATCATTTCGAAAATTTCCTGTTGGCTTGTATGGGACAGGAAAAGACCCGCTCACCGTTTGAAATTAACGGTGTGCTGGGGCAGGTATTCTCATTGGGAGTGATTGCGCAACGTCTCAATACGCAAATATTCTTTGATCCCCGCACCAGGCAGATTACGAATAATGAGTTTGCGAATGCAATGTTGACCGGCGTACCGCCTCGTAAGGGATGGGATGAGTTCTATAAACTGTAA
- a CDS encoding Gfo/Idh/MocA family oxidoreductase, which translates to MKNTLISRREFLKDIGMIGAGVLLSASPWLSVFSEVVETSGEKCRLAIIGPGSRGRFLMSFLVQNPKVEIVALCDIYQPSIEKALELAPKAKVYDDYRKILEDKTVDAVLVATPLNSHCQIVLDAFDAGKHVFCEKSIGFTMEECFRIYSKHISTGKIFFTGQQRLFDPRYIKVMEMVHAGTFGEINAIRTFWNRNGDWRREVPSPDLERLINWRLYREYSKGLMTELACHQLQIGSWALQKLPEKVMGHGAITYWKDGREVYDNVSCIYVFDDGVKMTFDSVISNKFYGLEEQIMGNLGTVEPEKGKYFFESVPPAPGFLQMINEWENKVFDSLPFAGTSWAPETANENKGEFILGERPKSDGTSLLLEAFVEAVITRRQPERIAEEGYYASMLCLLGDQALQEERVLYFPDEYKINYLNHQAKTPQAV; encoded by the coding sequence ATGAAAAATACATTGATCAGCAGGAGAGAGTTTCTGAAAGATATAGGGATGATTGGAGCCGGAGTGCTGCTATCAGCGAGCCCTTGGCTTTCTGTCTTTTCGGAAGTTGTAGAGACATCCGGTGAAAAGTGCCGTCTGGCTATCATCGGTCCGGGTTCAAGAGGACGTTTTTTGATGAGCTTCCTGGTACAGAATCCTAAAGTAGAAATTGTGGCATTGTGCGATATCTACCAGCCTTCTATTGAAAAAGCACTGGAACTGGCTCCGAAAGCTAAAGTTTATGACGATTACCGGAAAATACTGGAAGATAAAACCGTTGATGCCGTACTGGTAGCTACCCCTCTTAATTCCCATTGCCAGATTGTGCTGGATGCTTTTGATGCCGGCAAGCACGTGTTCTGTGAGAAATCCATAGGCTTTACGATGGAAGAATGTTTCCGCATTTACAGTAAGCACATCAGTACGGGCAAAATATTTTTTACCGGGCAGCAACGTCTTTTCGATCCGCGATACATCAAGGTCATGGAAATGGTTCATGCCGGCACTTTCGGTGAGATAAACGCCATCCGTACTTTCTGGAACCGGAATGGAGACTGGAGGCGTGAAGTGCCTTCACCTGACCTGGAACGTCTGATTAACTGGCGTCTGTACCGTGAATATTCCAAAGGACTGATGACCGAACTGGCTTGCCATCAGTTACAGATAGGGAGCTGGGCACTGCAGAAGCTTCCCGAGAAAGTGATGGGGCATGGGGCTATCACCTATTGGAAAGACGGTAGGGAAGTATATGATAATGTAAGTTGCATATATGTGTTCGATGACGGAGTGAAGATGACATTTGATTCTGTCATATCCAATAAATTCTATGGTTTGGAAGAACAGATCATGGGTAATCTGGGGACGGTGGAACCGGAGAAAGGCAAATACTTCTTTGAAAGTGTCCCTCCCGCACCCGGATTTTTGCAGATGATTAACGAATGGGAGAATAAAGTGTTTGATTCCTTACCTTTTGCCGGAACAAGCTGGGCACCGGAAACCGCCAATGAAAACAAAGGGGAATTCATTCTGGGAGAACGGCCTAAATCGGATGGCACTTCTTTGTTATTAGAAGCTTTTGTTGAGGCTGTCATTACCCGTAGGCAGCCTGAACGCATAGCCGAAGAGGGCTATTATGCAAGTATGCTTTGCCTGTTGGGCGATCAGGCTTTACAGGAAGAACGGGTACTATACTTCCCCGATGAATATAAAATCAATTACCTGAATCATCAAGCTAAAACACCTCAAGCCGTATGA